In bacterium, the following proteins share a genomic window:
- a CDS encoding divergent polysaccharide deacetylase family protein, with translation MKKKKDKKKESTLRLSIYLFLLTILLVSLIGLLYYLKEKKGRLVLDNKKLLEISQDIGGILKEDLKKVGFTEESLGNVLSVKQIKDGLSWNLDLLKLEIPKGTPLESYEKVIFTSLRKTKGKIFNFFKEEDQEQISLNFEIGVLKYQTHKIILLRSKKLKLKKLPTVGRPKVAIIIDDVGNNSDLPALLKLNKHITLSILPFLLRNEKIDSLHKEGFELMLHLPLEPHGYPSSGKNPGKGAILVDMSEEEIVDQVEKALKNVPFTKGVNNHMGSKATEDERVMTTILKKAKEYNLYFIDSLTSPHSIVKKVAQKEAISFAGRDVFIDNNMELERIKGQVNKLINLAKKKGRAIGIGHAQSKNTLLVLQDIDSWLKKEEVELVSVSKIVK, from the coding sequence TTGAAGAAGAAGAAGGATAAAAAGAAAGAATCAACTTTAAGATTATCTATCTATTTATTTCTTTTAACAATCTTATTAGTCTCTTTGATTGGTCTTCTCTATTACTTAAAAGAAAAAAAAGGAAGATTGGTTCTCGATAATAAAAAATTATTAGAAATTTCTCAAGACATTGGAGGAATTTTAAAAGAAGACTTAAAAAAAGTAGGTTTTACCGAAGAATCTCTGGGTAATGTCCTCTCTGTAAAGCAGATAAAAGATGGTTTGAGTTGGAATTTAGATCTTCTAAAGTTAGAGATCCCTAAAGGAACTCCTTTAGAAAGCTATGAAAAAGTAATCTTTACCTCTCTAAGAAAGACCAAAGGTAAGATTTTTAACTTCTTTAAAGAAGAAGATCAAGAGCAGATTTCTTTAAACTTTGAGATTGGGGTTTTAAAATATCAAACCCACAAAATTATCTTACTAAGATCAAAAAAGTTAAAATTAAAGAAGCTACCTACCGTGGGTAGGCCTAAGGTAGCTATTATTATAGACGATGTAGGAAATAATTCAGATCTACCTGCTTTACTTAAGTTAAATAAACATATTACTCTTTCTATCTTACCCTTTCTTTTAAGGAATGAAAAGATTGATAGTCTCCATAAGGAAGGATTTGAGTTAATGCTTCATCTTCCTTTAGAGCCACATGGCTATCCTTCTTCAGGTAAAAACCCAGGTAAAGGAGCTATATTGGTGGATATGTCCGAAGAAGAGATAGTTGATCAAGTGGAAAAGGCTTTAAAAAATGTTCCTTTTACTAAAGGAGTTAATAACCATATGGGGTCCAAAGCTACTGAAGATGAGAGAGTGATGACTACTATCTTAAAAAAAGCCAAAGAATATAATTTATACTTTATTGATAGTTTAACGAGTCCTCATTCTATTGTTAAAAAAGTAGCTCAGAAAGAAGCTATATCCTTTGCTGGTCGAGATGTTTTTATTGATAACAACATGGAGTTAGAAAGGATTAAAGGTCAAGTTAATAAGCTGATTAACTTAGCTAAAAAGAAAGGAAGAG